Proteins co-encoded in one Bremerella sp. TYQ1 genomic window:
- a CDS encoding bifunctional DNA primase/polymerase — MYTETLKIAQAYMDLGYAVFPINYVRSDGTCSCGRDCGKQAGKHPACRQGFKVATKDIETFKGLMKNLPDYNIAVATGEVSGIWTLDDDDVEANRAIMDRLPETVCFKTGSGNRQFVFRYDENSKDLKLAQKVGGHSIDVRPDGGYAILPPSNHVKGSYEWIVSPDEMEPSIAPGWLIEMLPKTDKPKAEKAKTQKDDSAATRQNRSGETFHVGDEMEARAKEYLAECEPAIEGEGGMNRTFKIACYLIEHFGCLSDETLLDCMEDWNNRCEPPWTEKELRRKLSDARKKTEYKGESKDPQDNQNIEDDKEEHEAHLEPEFPSLGNEAYQGLFGEIVKTIEPETEADPAGVMLSLLTAFSNVVGNRPRFTIGSGQQHCNLFGCIVGNTASGKGQAWSIAKNIMQKADADWATSSIERGLSSGEGLIERVSDDAESPHDAPEELKRLMVIEEEFGKPLTVMRREGNTLSKVLISAWDNEKLACMNRGKNKLFASSAYISILGHITPDELKSYLKNSLDLSNGFCNRFLFGCVRSSKDLPHGGNHRILDRFTSPMRDAIARAKSIGVMERSEEANRLWEIHYARLKHSNGKAAERGAPQVVRLSMLFALVDGSATICRDHLKAALAVWDYCEASARWLFGGNDSTPSDPVEAKIIEGILEALEDGPKTKTAIRDRLSSSKQTRKLFPTILESLLASGKIEMDGQQYRLSVVRSARSVRSESGNGQNGQTGKRTEAYSERANGQNGQTDSGYEEAESEDALVNLIDWRNLNGIEFTKRSNGLIWVSNHYTHLLTPSLESAIRDHQTELEPLAVADDDKRDQFYKQVSEELQIICDGDKPTLKPKDTSRAISADEFLAELRALNEE; from the coding sequence ATGTATACAGAAACACTCAAAATAGCGCAAGCCTATATGGATTTAGGCTATGCCGTTTTCCCCATAAATTACGTTCGCTCAGACGGTACTTGCTCTTGCGGCAGGGATTGCGGAAAGCAAGCAGGCAAGCATCCGGCTTGCCGCCAAGGCTTCAAGGTTGCCACCAAAGATATCGAGACGTTCAAGGGGCTTATGAAGAATCTCCCTGATTACAACATCGCCGTAGCTACCGGCGAAGTCTCAGGCATTTGGACTTTAGACGATGATGACGTAGAAGCCAATCGGGCAATTATGGACCGTTTACCTGAGACGGTTTGCTTTAAGACCGGCTCAGGCAATCGGCAATTTGTCTTTCGTTATGACGAAAACTCGAAAGACTTAAAACTTGCTCAGAAGGTTGGCGGTCATTCTATCGACGTTAGACCGGATGGCGGTTATGCAATCTTGCCGCCAAGCAATCACGTTAAAGGTTCTTACGAATGGATCGTCAGTCCCGACGAGATGGAACCGTCTATTGCCCCTGGTTGGCTTATTGAAATGCTACCGAAGACGGATAAGCCAAAAGCCGAAAAGGCTAAGACTCAGAAGGACGATTCTGCCGCTACGCGGCAGAATCGTAGCGGCGAAACCTTCCACGTTGGCGATGAGATGGAAGCAAGGGCAAAGGAATACCTTGCCGAATGCGAACCAGCAATTGAAGGCGAAGGTGGAATGAACAGAACCTTCAAAATCGCCTGCTATCTTATCGAGCATTTTGGTTGTCTCTCGGATGAAACCTTGCTTGATTGCATGGAAGACTGGAACAACCGTTGCGAACCACCTTGGACCGAAAAGGAATTACGCCGCAAGCTTTCAGACGCACGAAAGAAAACGGAATATAAAGGCGAAAGCAAAGACCCCCAAGACAACCAAAATATAGAAGATGACAAAGAGGAACACGAAGCTCACCTAGAGCCTGAATTCCCAAGCCTTGGGAATGAAGCTTACCAAGGCTTATTTGGGGAAATCGTTAAAACGATTGAGCCTGAAACCGAAGCCGATCCGGCAGGCGTAATGCTTTCGCTTTTGACTGCCTTTAGCAACGTGGTAGGAAATAGACCTAGATTTACCATCGGTTCAGGGCAGCAACATTGTAATCTTTTCGGTTGCATCGTTGGAAATACCGCAAGCGGTAAGGGGCAAGCTTGGTCGATAGCCAAAAACATTATGCAAAAAGCCGATGCCGATTGGGCAACGTCCAGTATCGAACGTGGGCTATCCTCTGGCGAAGGCTTAATCGAGCGTGTTTCAGACGATGCAGAATCGCCCCATGATGCCCCCGAAGAACTAAAAAGGTTAATGGTTATAGAAGAGGAATTCGGCAAGCCTTTAACCGTAATGAGAAGGGAAGGAAATACGTTGTCTAAGGTTTTAATTTCCGCTTGGGACAACGAAAAACTAGCCTGCATGAATCGAGGTAAGAACAAGCTATTCGCATCGAGTGCCTATATCTCAATCCTTGGGCACATTACCCCCGACGAGCTAAAAAGCTACCTGAAAAACTCGTTGGATTTGTCCAACGGCTTTTGCAATCGCTTTCTTTTTGGGTGCGTACGTTCATCCAAAGACCTACCGCATGGCGGTAATCATAGAATCCTAGATCGTTTCACATCTCCCATGCGTGATGCCATCGCTAGAGCCAAAAGCATAGGCGTCATGGAACGAAGCGAGGAAGCGAACCGACTATGGGAAATCCATTATGCAAGGTTAAAACATTCCAACGGAAAAGCGGCAGAACGTGGGGCTCCCCAAGTCGTAAGGCTTTCAATGCTTTTCGCTCTAGTCGATGGATCGGCAACGATATGCCGAGATCACCTAAAGGCGGCTTTAGCTGTATGGGATTACTGCGAAGCTTCGGCCCGTTGGCTGTTTGGTGGCAATGATTCCACGCCAAGCGATCCAGTTGAGGCAAAGATAATTGAAGGCATTCTAGAAGCTTTAGAAGATGGACCGAAGACGAAAACAGCTATCAGAGATCGGCTATCCAGTAGCAAGCAAACCCGAAAGCTATTCCCCACAATCTTGGAAAGCTTACTGGCAAGCGGAAAGATTGAGATGGACGGACAACAATATCGGCTGTCCGTTGTCCGTTCTGCCCGTTCTGTCCGTTCAGAATCAGGAAACGGGCAAAACGGACAAACGGGCAAGCGGACAGAAGCTTATTCCGAACGGGCAAACGGACAAAACGGGCAGACGGACAGCGGATACGAAGAAGCCGAAAGCGAAGATGCCCTGGTGAACCTAATCGACTGGCGAAACCTGAACGGTATAGAATTTACCAAGCGATCCAATGGTCTAATTTGGGTGTCTAATCATTACACCCATTTGCTGACGCCATCACTGGAAAGTGCGATAAGGGATCACCAAACCGAACTTGAACCGCTTGCCGTTGCTGACGATGACAAGCGGGATCAATTCTACAAGCAGGTAAGCGAAGAACTACAGATTATCTGCGATGGCGATAAGCCGACACTAAAGCCGAAGGACACAAGCCGAGCGATATCGGCAGATGAATTCCTTGCCGAACTTAGAGCCTTGAACGAAGAGTAG
- a CDS encoding tyrosine-type recombinase/integrase, which produces MNYYEYCKKTGIKLELSPHRGKTWKKFHKGKYYYFSHPTTKAGYELALEEWILTKAQKDGQREHAQQINRLLPHFQKVIHYYSVMGCPKNEQRLRQQVVEFISMLEELLSLPKADVRNDCVNFAWDNLEFLNEFVDSGLLRFQVSQGGYKLSDKWLDRLEKMAPQEADKLPQTIDYWLQAYLGRTENRVNRTIKKNTSNDRAAKLKPLEKYTDKLAHVSHLNGAFVESYHSYLDDLKAVKTAKKGEKPKPGKELAKSTKEGYFKAFRMFCRWLDRQAGCEYDKPKNLDDREYVFREPAGQGRKRMKRKTLLWINEEVDQALEQFPETYGCFLLLMLNCGFRHSDISNLRHDDLDLENGRLIYQREKLNQQLTAPVVNYKLWAKTIAAIREAKSDDPVYVFRNASGGPVEDSMKSWWKRWQRANADNPLASKRWDYLRKTGSTIVARYDNGLDEIYLAESLSTTAKIHYTFTDGEPCEKLDKAIAYLGSEFGFCDPPAKTIELTPEIVKALAKAKIKV; this is translated from the coding sequence AAGAAGTTCCACAAAGGCAAGTATTACTATTTTTCGCATCCGACCACGAAAGCCGGATACGAACTAGCCCTTGAAGAGTGGATTTTAACGAAGGCTCAAAAAGACGGACAGCGAGAACACGCACAGCAGATCAATCGCTTGTTGCCGCACTTTCAGAAGGTAATCCATTATTACAGCGTGATGGGATGCCCGAAGAATGAGCAACGACTCCGACAGCAAGTAGTTGAATTTATCTCAATGCTTGAAGAACTTCTATCTCTCCCCAAGGCAGACGTAAGAAATGACTGTGTTAATTTCGCCTGGGATAATCTCGAATTCCTAAACGAATTCGTCGATAGTGGGCTACTCCGTTTTCAGGTATCGCAAGGCGGATACAAGTTATCGGATAAATGGTTGGATCGTCTTGAGAAGATGGCACCACAGGAAGCCGACAAGCTTCCCCAGACAATCGACTATTGGCTTCAAGCCTATCTAGGACGAACGGAAAACCGAGTAAATCGGACGATTAAGAAGAACACTTCGAACGATAGAGCAGCGAAGCTAAAGCCGCTTGAAAAGTATACCGATAAGCTCGCCCACGTTTCGCATTTGAACGGTGCATTTGTCGAAAGCTATCACAGCTATTTGGATGACCTAAAGGCAGTCAAGACAGCCAAAAAGGGAGAGAAGCCGAAACCAGGAAAGGAACTTGCGAAGTCCACGAAAGAAGGATACTTCAAAGCCTTTCGCATGTTTTGCCGTTGGTTAGATCGGCAAGCCGGTTGCGAATACGACAAGCCTAAAAACCTTGACGACAGGGAATACGTTTTCAGAGAACCGGCAGGCCAAGGGCGAAAGCGTATGAAGCGGAAAACTCTTTTATGGATAAACGAAGAAGTCGATCAAGCATTAGAGCAATTTCCCGAAACCTATGGTTGTTTTCTCTTGCTCATGCTCAATTGCGGCTTTCGGCATTCCGATATCAGCAACCTTCGACATGATGACCTAGACCTAGAAAATGGTCGGCTTATCTACCAACGGGAGAAACTGAATCAGCAGCTAACGGCCCCAGTCGTCAATTACAAGCTTTGGGCGAAAACGATTGCCGCCATACGTGAAGCAAAAAGCGATGATCCTGTTTATGTATTTCGAAATGCCTCAGGCGGTCCCGTTGAAGACAGCATGAAAAGTTGGTGGAAGCGATGGCAAAGGGCGAATGCCGATAACCCTTTGGCTTCCAAGCGATGGGACTACCTGAGAAAAACAGGCTCAACAATTGTCGCACGATATGATAATGGCTTAGACGAAATATATTTAGCCGAATCGCTTTCTACGACCGCCAAAATCCATTACACATTTACCGATGGCGAACCTTGCGAAAAACTAGATAAGGCAATCGCCTATCTTGGCTCAGAATTCGGTTTTTGCGATCCACCGGCGAAGACGATTGAGCTAACCCCTGAGATCGTTAAGGCATTGGCCAAGGCAAAGATAAAGGTTTAG
- a CDS encoding 2-phosphosulfolactate phosphatase: MVKTQRIDVYLLPSLLGATELAGSVAVVIDVLRATTTIAHAIANGAECVIPCLTIDEAKEQGSQLPDALLGGERGGQKIEGFDLGNSPAEYPADVVRGKKIIFTTTNGTKAMNACALADEIFIAAFVNLTAVCNALSEHHHVQIVCAGTEGEVTREDVLLAGAIVDQLNAGATEPLPINDQAQIALDAWQEAKVGLTATTLADRLKQSRGGRNVLRLGQENDIDIAATLDKLNVVPQLNPITWEIRDSRNSTP, from the coding sequence ATGGTGAAAACGCAGCGGATTGACGTCTACCTTTTACCCAGTTTGTTGGGAGCCACGGAGTTAGCGGGAAGCGTTGCCGTGGTGATCGACGTGTTACGAGCGACAACTACCATTGCTCATGCGATTGCTAACGGGGCCGAATGCGTCATTCCGTGCCTGACCATCGACGAAGCGAAAGAGCAGGGGAGTCAGTTGCCGGACGCATTGCTCGGCGGCGAACGGGGCGGACAAAAGATCGAAGGTTTCGACCTGGGCAACTCTCCGGCAGAGTACCCTGCCGATGTGGTCCGTGGCAAGAAAATAATCTTCACCACCACCAACGGCACCAAGGCGATGAATGCATGTGCATTGGCCGATGAGATTTTCATCGCGGCGTTTGTGAACTTGACCGCGGTGTGCAATGCGTTGTCGGAACATCATCACGTACAGATCGTATGTGCTGGGACGGAAGGAGAAGTGACTCGAGAAGATGTGCTGTTGGCCGGGGCGATCGTCGATCAATTGAACGCCGGCGCCACCGAGCCGCTACCAATCAACGACCAGGCCCAGATCGCTTTAGATGCCTGGCAAGAAGCGAAAGTAGGACTCACCGCGACGACCCTGGCCGACCGCTTAAAGCAAAGCCGCGGCGGCCGCAACGTTTTACGGCTCGGTCAGGAAAACGACATCGACATTGCCGCGACGCTCGACAAGTTGAATGTGGTACCGCAGTTGAACCCAATCACCTGGGAAATCCGCGATTCCCGGAATTCGACCCCGTAA
- a CDS encoding excisionase family DNA-binding protein, which produces MVSRPTVVGLIKSGELKAIMVGTQYRITEADLTAYCESAVCR; this is translated from the coding sequence ATGGTTAGCCGCCCAACAGTGGTTGGCTTGATCAAGAGCGGGGAACTAAAGGCAATAATGGTTGGCACTCAATATCGAATTACTGAAGCAGACCTAACGGCCTATTGTGAATCGGCAGTATGCCGATAA